A DNA window from Arachis stenosperma cultivar V10309 unplaced genomic scaffold, arast.V10309.gnm1.PFL2 arast.V10309.gnm1.Scaffold_100028, whole genome shotgun sequence contains the following coding sequences:
- the LOC130959952 gene encoding uncharacterized protein LOC130959952 has protein sequence MGSQRQGVREGIPNVNYEKEQETFMAMMSDVAEVVREAAVGAARAIERLGVRNGNKNEYGEDNRNDENNLGHPERPMTLATFLKVNPPKFKGTLVATDADNWFRGIERSLRAQHVPEGQHVEFAIYMLEGEAEYWWQGIQRLLQQNENNIPWDICRDEFYKKYFPGATRDAKEMELMQLRKGDMTVAEYARNFDDLCCFSKICQGDPADLEEWKCLKFEGGLCVDLMSSIVSLEVRNFAELVNKSKLVEECIKKLTVAKVSRQGFPPRCLSNHQTAGRRVHFKARGIRQCKNLQVGNITDRSMGKNGGLASLDHLTAMLVENLDILPRIVQRDLLEIQLALNNKDECLLSLLTMLCNRTPSFKVRTAVIPSNSLCTKPFLSHTLYLNSVRVALGGSGCEGYVLLAASSNDSELSLERIQMVKEFPDVFLDDIPEFLPQQEIKFNIDLVPGTGLIFIAPYRMSPLLAELKKL, from the exons ATGGGTTCACAGAGACAAGGCGTACGGGAAGGAATTCCTAATGTTAACTACGAGAAGGAACAGGAAACGTTTATGGCTATGATGAGCGACGTGGCTGAAGTAGTGCGTGAAGCTGCTGTAGGAGCGGCTAGGGCTATTGAACGTCTCGGAGTGAGAAATGGGAACAAGAATGAATACGGAGAAGATAATAGAAATGATGAGAACAACTTAGGGCATCCTGAAAGACCTATGACCCTTGCGACCTTtctgaaggttaatccgcctaagttcaagggtaCACTCGTTGCGACTGACGCTGATAACTGGTTTCGAGGTATTGAACGATCACTGAGGGCGCAGCATGTTCCAGAAGGACAACACGTGGAGTTTGCTATTTATATGCTCGAGGGAGAAGCTGAGTACTGGTGGCAGGGGATACAGCGACTGCTACAACAGAATGAAAATAACATTCCTTGGGATATCTGTAGGGAcgaattttataaaaagtatTTTCCGGGAGCAACACGAGATGCTAAGGAGATGGAGCTTATGCAGCTGAGAAAAGGGGATATGACTGTTGCTGAGTATGCTCGTAATTTCGATGATTTGTGTTGTTTCTCTAAGATATGTCAAGGGGATCCTGCTGACCTTGAAGAATGGAAGTGCTTGAAGTTTGAAGGAGGCCTTTGTGTTGATCTGATGAGTTCAATAGTTTCGCTGGAGGTACGTAATTTTGCCGAATTAGTCAACAAGAGCAAGTTAGTGGAAGAATGTATTAAGAAACTGACTGTGGCTAAAGTGAGTCGCCAAGGATTTCCACCAAGGTGTCTTAGCAATCATCAGACAGCTGGGAGAAGGGTGCATTTTAAAGCACGTGGCATACGACAGTGTAAGAACCTACAAGTTGGTAACATTACTGATCGCAGTATGGGTAAGAATGGAG GTCTTGCCAGTTTGGATCACCTAACTGCTATGCTTGTAGAGAACTTGGACATATTGCCAAGGATTGTCCAAAGGGATTTACTCGAAATCCAGTTAGCACTCAACAACAAGGACGAGTGTTTGCTATCACTATTGACGATGTTGTGCAATCGAACACCCTCATTCAAGGTCAG aactGCTGTTATTCCATCTAATAGTCTATGTACTAAACCATTTTTGTCCCACACCTTATATCTGAATTCTGTAAGAGTTGCCTTAGGCGGGAGTGGTTGTGAGGGGTACGTTCTGTTAGCGGCTAGCTCGAATGATAGTGAATTAAGCTTAGAACGAATCCAAATGGTGAAAGAATTTCCTGATGTTTTCTTGGACGACATACCTGAGTTTCTTCCTCAGCAAGAGATAAAATTCAACATTGATCTAGTACCTGGAACCGGACTGATTTTCATAGCACCATATCGGATGTCACCATTGCTTGCAGAGCTGAAGAAGCTATGA